In Mustela lutreola isolate mMusLut2 chromosome 1, mMusLut2.pri, whole genome shotgun sequence, one genomic interval encodes:
- the LOC131821947 gene encoding olfactory receptor 10A6: MKRQNQSSVAEFILLGFSNFPELQEQLFGVFLVVYLVTLLGNVIIIVIISLEQSLHVPMYLFLQNLSVVDVSFSAVIMPEMLVVLSTEKTSISFISCFAQMYFILFFGGTECFLLGAMAYDRFAAICHPLNYPMIMNKRVFMKLLIMSWALGFMLGTVQTSWVFSFPFCGPNEINHISCETPAVLELACADTFLFEIYAFTGTILIIIVPFVLILLSYIRILFAILKMPSATGRQKAFSTCASHLTSVTLFYGTASMTYLQPKSGYSPETKKLMSLSYSLLTPLLNPLIYSLRNSEMKKALMKLWRRKVDSHPF; the protein is encoded by the coding sequence atgaaaaggcaaaatcaAAGCTCTGTGGCTGAATTCATCCTCCTGGGCTTTTCTAACTTTCCTGAACTCCAAGAGCAGCTCTTTGGGGTTTTCTTGGTTGTCTACCTGGTGACTCTGTTGGGAAATGTCATCATTATAGTCATCATCTCCTTGGAACAGAGCCTCCACGTGCCCATGTACCTGTTCCTCCAGAATTTGTCTGTGGTGGATGTGAGTTTCAGTGCAGTCATTATGCCTGAAATGCTGGTGGTCCTCTCCACTGAGAAAACGTCAATTTCATTTATAAGCTGTTTTGCACAgatgtatttcattcttttttttggtggtacTGAATGTTTTCTCCTGGGGGCGATGGCTTATGACCGATTTGCTGCAATCTGTCATCCTCTGAACTACCCAATGATTATGAACAAAAGGGTTTTCATGAAACTACTTATAATGTCATGGGCCTTAGGTTTCATGTTAGGTACTGTGCAGACATCATGGgttttcagttttcccttctgtgGTCCCAATGAAATCAATCATATCTCTTGTGAAACCCCAGCAGTGCTAGAACTTGCATGTGCAGATACCTTTCTGTTTGAAATCTATGCATTCACTGGCACCATTTTGATTATCATTGTTCCTTTTGTGTTGATTCTCTTGTCTTACATTCGGATTCTCTTTGCCATCCTGAAGATGCCATCAGCCACTGGGAGGCAAAAGGCCTTTTCCACCTGTGCCTCCCACCTCACGTCTGTGACCCTCTTCTATGGCACGGCCAGTATGACTTATTTACAACCGAAATCTGGCTACTCCCCAGAAACCAAGAAGCTGATGTCATTGTCTTACTCACTTCTTACACCTCTGCTGAATCCACTGATCTACAGCTTGAGAAACAGTGAGATGAAAAAAGCTTTGATGAAACTGTGGCGCAGAAAAGTGGATTCACACCCATTCTGA